Genomic segment of Gemmatimonas sp. UBA7669:
GACCAGGCCGGAGCCCGATCCGAGGCCTCGGCATCAAGTGTCAGGGCCTGCACGTCGCCGCCATCGTCCCGCATGGATTCGAGCCGCGCCACCATATAGCCGTCGGCACTGCGCTGTTCGTGGGCAAAGGCAATGCGGTAGGTGCCGTTGATGGGCTGCGGCGACCAGGTCGGGCCTTCGTATGAGGACTGGCCGCGCACCGCGTTCGTCAGGCGCACGAGACCCGTCCCGTCAAGATTCATGACGTAGATGTCGCCGGGATTGAACAAGCCCACCGGCCCGCCCGGCATCCAGCCGCGAAACGCGACCCGCTGTCCATCCGGACTGATGGCCGCCTGATCCGCGAGCAGACTATCCATGCGGATGCCCGCCTGAACCCGCAGACGGCCCGCGACGCCCAGGCTATCCAGCGTCGCCGCACACAGCGTCGTGCCGTGGCCGGTGGTGCAGGTCATCAGCAGGTCCCGCCCGTTGGGCGCAAGGCTGGCGTCATAGGCACCGGCGAGGTCGAGCACCGGCTGAACCGCGCTGTCGATCAGACTGGCCGGCGACGCGGAATCGCCAACCACAAACGCCGTGCGCATGAGGCGCGGCCGGAGGATCGGACTCATGTCCGACTCGTGACGATCGAACAGCAGGACGTAGGGGCTGGCAGGCCGCGGTGGCGTGGAGTCACGCGGCGGTACCGAATCCCGCGGCGGGGTGGAATCGCGCGGGGGCACCGAATCGACCGGGGGCGCCTGAGCCGGCTCATTGGGGCCGGCAAGCGTGGCGTTGTCGGCGCAGGCCACGAAAAACAGCGGAGCCGACACCAGCAGCAGTGCCCAGCGGCTGCGGCCAAGGGCGCGGGCGGCAGGCACGGGAGACTTCGGAAACATCGGACCGTCCGGATCTATGAGAGCAGGGTGAATACCTGAGTATTCGGCTCTACCCGGTTCGTCCCACCCCCGTCACATCAGGGGCCTGCCCCGGGCCGGGCTACGCGCTCCGGCCCCGGGGCGTCCGCATGGTCAGTCTCCGGCTTCGAACTCGGGGGCCATGCCCACGGCCCCGCCTGCCACCGGCTGCCGTCCCGTGAGGAAGAGCTTGAGCCGGTCACCGATGCCATGCACGATGAGGTAGGCGCAGGGCACCACGAAGAGGGTCAGCAACGTGGACACCGACAGGCCACCGATGACGGTGATGGCGAGCGGCTGCATGAGCTCCGAGCCTTCGCCGATGCCAAGCGCCAGCGGCAGCATGCCAAGCAGCGTGGTCATGGTGGTCATGAGAATGGGACGCAGTCGCACCGCGCCCGCGTCCACCACCGCCTGCTCCATGGGGGTGCCCAGCGCCCGATACTCCTCGATGTATTCCAC
This window contains:
- a CDS encoding TolB family protein → MPAARALGRSRWALLLVSAPLFFVACADNATLAGPNEPAQAPPVDSVPPRDSTPPRDSVPPRDSTPPRPASPYVLLFDRHESDMSPILRPRLMRTAFVVGDSASPASLIDSAVQPVLDLAGAYDASLAPNGRDLLMTCTTGHGTTLCAATLDSLGVAGRLRVQAGIRMDSLLADQAAISPDGQRVAFRGWMPGGPVGLFNPGDIYVMNLDGTGLVRLTNAVRGQSSYEGPTWSPQPINGTYRIAFAHEQRSADGYMVARLESMRDDGGDVQALTLDAEASDRAPAWSPDGRTVAFVRRSSSLVGDLWTVRLDANARPVTEQALMTLDPDGEQRAPAWSPDGARLAFVSAHEILGNFYNWQVYSVTADGRDLRRHTSTAHEHANPLWRQRASLP